GAGGTCGGCATTCAACGCGCGAATCGCCTGCTCCGCACGCTTGCGCTCACTGATGTCGGTACCCGTCACGACCGCCGCGACCCGCGCCCCTTCCGCGTTGTGAATGGGCGCGGCAGAAAAGGTAGCACGCCGCAAACTCCCATCCGCACGCAGCACATCAATTTCCTGCTCATGAACGACTTCACCATCCTTGACGGCGCGCGCGAGCGGCCACTCGTGCGCCTCGACCGCCCGGCCGTCCGGATGAAATCCTTTGTAGTAGGCGTATTCCTTTATTTCTGCCGCAGGCAGAAAGCCGTGACCCCACAAGCGCCGCACACCCTCATTGCCGAGCAACAGACGCCCGGAAGGCGCTTCGGCGAGCCAGACGGCGCTCGGCATTTGCTCGAGGACATTGAACAGCAGCGTCCGCTCGGCCTGCACCTGCTCGAGCAGCGCCGCGCGCTCCTGCTGCGCCTGGTGGCGGTGGGTGATGTCCAGGATCACGCCGTCCAGCCATTCCACTGTTCCCCTCGAGGACTTGACCGCTTGGCCACGCTCATGCACCCAGCGCACCTCGCCGTTCATGTGAATGACCCGGTATTCGAGTTCGAACGTCTCGTCGGACTGCACCGCGCGAATCACGTTCCGCTCGACGTCCTCGGCGTCCTCAGGGTGAATCAGGCTGGCGTAACTGCGGGGAGTGGTCCCCATGAAATCCCCGGCCGGGTAACCGGTCAGTTCAAGAACGCGCTCCGAAATGAACACCATGGTCCAGTGCTCATCGAGTGCGCAGCGGTACACCACGCCGGGCACGTTGGATGCCAGGGACTTGAAGCGCAGTTCGCCTTCATCAGCCTCGATGGTGGCCCGCTTCTGCTCATGGATGTCCGTGCAGGTGCCGACCCAGTGAATAATCTGGCCTTCCGGCGACCGGACAGGTCCGGCGCGGCCCAGGTGCCAGCGGTAGCTGAAGTCCGCCGCCCGGAAGCGGGTTTCAATGACGTACGGCTCGCCGGTCCTGACCGCTTCCAGGCGCCGGGCCAGGTACCGCTCGCGGTCCTCGGGATGCAACACCACCTCCCAGCCACGCCCTTGCGTGGCCTCAACGCTCAGACCGGTGTAGTCGTACCACGGGCGGTTGAAGTAAGTCGGCCAGCCATCCGAGTCACTGATCCAGACGATGTGCGGCAGCACCTCCATCAGGGTGGCAGTGTCCGGAAGAATTGGGAAGGGCTGCGACGCAGCAAGCAGAGCATCAGGATGGGTCATGCAGTTTCACCTTGGGGAATAGCGGCAAAGAAGTTTGGCGATAGCCAGAAACCATGAAAGAGCAGCCCTGAAGGATGCACGGTCCGGGCATGGTAGGCCAGGCGGTCCATATGGCGCGTTCAGTCCGCCTGGGCAGCTGTACGTGTTCAGCACACGCACACTAAAACGGCTCACTGGCCTCCAGCTTAACAGCCGTGTCCGTGTTGCCCATGAAAGTTTTTCGGCGTGCTCGACCCGAAATGCTGCTGGTGAGGCCTTCCGGTTGATGCCAGCACCGACCGGAGAGGTACCCCTACCAGCGCGTGATCCTGCACGGAAACCGGTTTCCGTGCAGGTTGAAAGACCAGCGAGCCTGCCTTCAGAAGGTGACGCGGAATCGGCGGGTAACCGGCCGGATCAGGAGGCCGTTTGGCGAACCTGCTGCGCCCGGTCGCCTGGGTGAACAACTGAAAAGCTGCGCTCGTCACGGGCTCGATAATTATCCGGAAGTCTTTCACACGCACTGTGCGCTCTGGACGTTCCTGCGGGTGGTCAGCGAGCATCCCATCCGGAATTCGCCTCCGGAAATCCAGCGCATTCCTGCCCGACAACTCGGCGCCGCGGACGTCACACTCCACTCCAGCCAGCCAAGCGCAGCGTCACACGCTTTCCCCTGCGCGGGCAATGACCTTGAGGTCGTCAGGCGTAGACGTCCCGGGCCACCCCTCCACTGCTTGGCAGGCGTACAGCACCGCCCCGACACTCCAGGCGTGGGATTGCGTGAGCAGCATGCCCTTGGACTGAAAGCAGTTGGTGTTGTAGTAGCGCTCGGTCACCATACCCTTGTACGCGTTGAAGTCGCCGTCCTCGCGCGCGACGAACTGCAGGAAACACGCGAGGTTGTCGCGGGTGCGCTCCAGGTAATAGGCGTCCTTGGTGTGCGTCCAGAGCCTCAGCATCTCGGGCAGGCAGATCAGGCCGTAGTTGTGCAGGTGCTGATTTGAGGGTGAGGCCTGATCGGCACCCCTGGAAGCGAAGGCGAACTGCTTGAGGAACGAGCGCTCCGGAAAGCGCAGGTTGTACGTCCAGCGGAAAGTCATGGTCCAGTCGGCCGCGCGACACGCGAGTTTCAGCCACCGTTCATCCCTCGTGTCCTCGTAGAGGTGCACGAACGCCATCACGGCGTTGTAACCGTCCTCCGAGGTCGGACAGAGGTGCACGTCCTCAGGAGCGCCGTAGATGAATTCGTCCTCGACGAACGCGCGATAGTACTCACCCGCACGAACGGCAGCCGCGCGGTAGGAGGGAACATCAAACGAGCGCGCGGCGTGCAGGAGCGCGCTGATCCACAGCAGGCCGCCCGCGCCTTCCCATTCCATCACCTCACCGCTCTCTGCCGCGTAGTACTGCCCGAACGAACCGTCCGCGCGCTGAATCGACAGCACGTAATCGAGGTTGGACTGCACCGCCCAACGCCAGTGGTCATGCTGAACCCCGAGGTTTTTTTCGGCTGCCAGGGCGTGCAGCATGAACAGGGTGCATTCAGAGATGGTCCGTGCCTGAATCCAGCCTTTGTGGGGTGTCCAGCCGTGACTCCATCCTCGGTCGTGGCGCCATTCACCCCAGAACATCCCAGCAGGCGCGACGCCCGTGCTGATCTTGTCGAGCACGCTGATGGCAGCCTGCGTGTATTCAGGCCGGTTGTGCGCTCGCCCGTACGTGAGCAGCGCGTGCGCGTAGGGCGCCCCACTCACCCAGCCGACGTGCATGTTGGGACGGTCGGCTTTACCGCCTTCCCGGTCGAAAGCGGCTGTTTCGTAGAGCAGCGCCTCTTCGGGATGGTAATGCCAGGTGAACAGTCCGTGCGCGGTCAGCTCCGCGGCTTCGCGGGTGTTCATCCAGGGATTGAGCGGATGATCGTGGCGCTCCAGTTCGTACAGTTCCCGCACCAGTGGATTGTAGGCGTGCAGGTCCGGTCCGGCGAGGTAGACCCGGAAATGCAGCGTCATGGGCGCGTCCCTTTGGAAGTGAAAGACAGGACGTTCCGGCGGGCCGGGCGTATCCGGAGCGAGGAAGACCACCGGTTCCTCACGGTATGGGAAGTTCAGCCAGATGGCCCGTTCGTTCGCGCTTCCGGCAAAGCCCACGCCGGTCATGCCCACCGCAGACTCCTCGGTGGTGGCAAGCGCCGCGCACCCTTCGGTGGTCCAGGCGAACACGGCCGGTAATGCCGCGCGGTCAGAGCGAAACGACCACGAAGCGGACACCAGCTGCTGCGCGTCACCACCCTCAGGGTCGTACCGTGGGTAAATTCTGGTGCAGTGCGCCAGACGGTTTTCCTTGTAGAACGCGCCGGGAATCAGCCAGGTGGGTGTGCCCATACCGGTCAGTTCGAAGCGCACCCGCACGGCGCAGGCCTGCACGGACGCTGCGGTGCTCCGCACCACCAGCTCGACGTTCGTGTACGCACAGTGCTGGCCCTGTTGAAGCGCCCAGGTGGCCGTGACCTCAAAGTCATGCGCGGCGCCCCGCAGACGCCAGCCGCCGTCATCGAGCCGTTGGGAGACATCGATGGGCACCGTCCGCACCACGTCACCCTGCGCTCCCGGGAACAGCAGTTCGACCAGCGCCCGGCTGCGCAGGTGCGTTCCGATCCGCAGTTCACCGCCGTGCACTTCGAGGTCATTCACAAAGGGTCACCTCTGAATTGATGGCTTGAATTCGTACCCGCCGATCTTCGGCTTCAGGCGACCAGCTGACGTGCACCTCACGTCGTTCACCGGGCAGCAGGTGAAAATGATTGCTGCTGAAATACGCCCAACCGGGCGCTCCCCGTTCACGCTGAGGTTCCAGACGCACGTCAAGCGCGACGAAACTGCCGCCGTTGGTGATTTGCAGTACCCCGGGTCGCGGGACATCAACGCGCAGGGTAGTGCAGAGAGAGTGCAGTACGGGACGAAGCGTTTCTCCTTTCACGAAC
The Deinococcus peraridilitoris DSM 19664 genome window above contains:
- a CDS encoding PAS domain-containing sensor histidine kinase, which produces MTHPDALLAASQPFPILPDTATLMEVLPHIVWISDSDGWPTYFNRPWYDYTGLSVEATQGRGWEVVLHPEDRERYLARRLEAVRTGEPYVIETRFRAADFSYRWHLGRAGPVRSPEGQIIHWVGTCTDIHEQKRATIEADEGELRFKSLASNVPGVVYRCALDEHWTMVFISERVLELTGYPAGDFMGTTPRSYASLIHPEDAEDVERNVIRAVQSDETFELEYRVIHMNGEVRWVHERGQAVKSSRGTVEWLDGVILDITHRHQAQQERAALLEQVQAERTLLFNVLEQMPSAVWLAEAPSGRLLLGNEGVRRLWGHGFLPAAEIKEYAYYKGFHPDGRAVEAHEWPLARAVKDGEVVHEQEIDVLRADGSLRRATFSAAPIHNAEGARVAAVVTGTDISERKRAEQAIRALNADLEHRVEARTRSLKESQSALQAFARQLEFSNRELQDFASVASHDLQEPLRKVQAFADRLKSRYAAELGDDGRDYLDRMQAAAFRMQALINDLLSLSRVTSRAQPFGPVDLADIVQAVVCDLEVTIERQGAQLRVGALPVLPGDATQLRQLMQNLIGNALKYHRDTPQVIEVRAEVNGDSCVIEVQDQGLGFDEKYLDRIFTPFQRLHGRGKYEGTGMGLAIVRKIVERHGGTITARSTPGEGSTFIVSLPMTYQTGPGERHD